In Sphingomonas psychrotolerans, the following proteins share a genomic window:
- the flgC gene encoding flagellar basal body rod protein FlgC, with translation MDLKASLGVSASGLRAQSLRMRVIAENLANQDSVAQTPGGDPYRRRIASFKAEVDRATGATEVKVQGIENDRSDFTRIYQPGHPAADGEGYVLKPNVNGLVESADMKAAQRSYEANLNAIEAAKSLTMRTIDLLK, from the coding sequence ATGGACTTGAAGGCATCACTCGGCGTTTCGGCTTCCGGACTTCGCGCCCAGTCGCTCCGGATGCGCGTCATCGCAGAGAATTTGGCCAACCAGGACTCGGTCGCGCAGACTCCCGGCGGCGATCCCTATCGCCGCCGCATCGCGAGCTTCAAAGCCGAGGTCGACCGCGCCACCGGCGCCACCGAAGTCAAGGTCCAGGGAATCGAGAACGACCGCTCCGATTTCACGCGTATCTATCAGCCCGGCCACCCGGCCGCGGACGGCGAAGGCTATGTGCTCAAGCCCAATGTCAACGGTCTCGTCGAGAGCGCCGACATGAAGGCGGCGCAGCGTAGCTACGAAGCCAATCTCAATGCCATCGAGGCCGCCAAGAGCCTTACGATGCGCACCATAGACCTTCTCAAGTAA
- a CDS encoding flagellar hook-basal body complex protein FliE, translating to MSIGALDATSAYGKVAGIGNALGKSPVGKTDGASGFGSMVEDLVTGTAQQMRVAEQASAMQVAGKGDLIDVVTAIGAAETALDTMVAVRDRVVSAYTDIMRMQI from the coding sequence ATGTCCATTGGAGCACTTGATGCGACTTCTGCCTATGGCAAGGTCGCAGGGATCGGTAACGCCCTCGGCAAATCGCCCGTCGGCAAGACCGACGGCGCGAGCGGTTTCGGGTCGATGGTCGAGGACCTCGTCACCGGCACTGCCCAGCAGATGCGCGTTGCCGAACAGGCCTCGGCGATGCAGGTCGCCGGCAAGGGCGATCTGATCGACGTGGTCACTGCGATCGGCGCCGCCGAGACCGCGCTCGACACGATGGTCGCCGTCCGCGACCGCGTCGTCAGCGCCTATACCGACATCATGCGGATGCAGATCTGA
- a CDS encoding flagellar biosynthetic protein FliQ, protein MSPSEVIQLSEAALLLVLTVVGPLLLTSLIVGTIIGLLQALTQIQETTLTFVPKLLAMGLVFLLMLPTMGQALSGFMAKISDLIITG, encoded by the coding sequence ATGTCGCCTAGCGAGGTCATCCAGCTTTCCGAGGCGGCGTTGCTGCTCGTGCTCACCGTGGTGGGCCCGTTGCTGCTGACCTCGCTGATCGTCGGCACGATCATCGGTCTGCTCCAGGCACTGACCCAGATCCAGGAGACCACGCTCACCTTCGTGCCCAAGCTGCTCGCCATGGGCCTCGTCTTCCTGCTGATGCTCCCCACCATGGGGCAGGCGCTGTCGGGCTTCATGGCCAAGATCAGCGACCTGATCATCACCGGATGA
- the fliR gene encoding flagellar biosynthetic protein FliR, which translates to MILPPDLEFQVSAFFIVFARVGAVLMLLPVFGEDSIPGRIRLMIAFAMSAALYGALGEPARAALQGGAVLPAVIITELMTGLAMGMIVKILFFAISMAGSIVSMQVGLSSAVIFDPMQASQAPLLSKFVGVAAALVCMGMQVHHLWLGSIINSYQSFPIGGIPPMHDFAQLAIAAIGRSMTLGISLAAPLIVYGIVFNVALGLSARIAPAIQVFFIAQPLNLLLGIAIFAATIGTMLTVFATAMGDAMQGGW; encoded by the coding sequence ATGATTCTGCCGCCCGATCTCGAATTCCAGGTCTCCGCCTTCTTCATCGTGTTCGCCCGGGTGGGCGCGGTGCTGATGCTGCTGCCGGTGTTCGGCGAGGATTCGATCCCCGGCCGGATCCGGCTGATGATCGCCTTCGCGATGTCGGCGGCGCTTTACGGCGCGCTAGGCGAGCCTGCGCGCGCGGCGCTCCAGGGCGGCGCCGTGCTCCCCGCCGTCATCATCACCGAATTGATGACCGGGCTGGCGATGGGAATGATCGTCAAGATCCTGTTCTTCGCGATCTCGATGGCGGGCTCGATCGTCAGCATGCAGGTCGGCCTGTCCTCCGCGGTGATCTTCGATCCGATGCAGGCGAGCCAGGCGCCGCTCCTTTCCAAGTTCGTCGGGGTCGCTGCCGCGCTCGTGTGCATGGGCATGCAGGTCCATCACCTATGGCTCGGGTCGATCATCAACAGCTATCAGAGCTTTCCGATCGGCGGCATTCCGCCGATGCACGATTTCGCCCAGCTCGCGATCGCCGCGATCGGCCGCTCGATGACGCTCGGCATCAGCCTCGCCGCGCCGCTGATCGTCTACGGCATCGTCTTCAACGTCGCACTCGGACTCTCGGCGCGCATCGCCCCGGCGATCCAGGTCTTCTTCATCGCCCAGCCGCTCAACCTGCTGCTCGGCATCGCCATCTTCGCCGCCACCATCGGCACCATGCTCACCGTCTTCGCCACTGCGATGGGTGACGCGATGCAGGGCGGTTGGTGA
- the flhB gene encoding flagellar biosynthesis protein FlhB gives MSGDTDQEDKTEDPTDKKLEDARERGEVPMAPEMKHAAMFVAALVVMGGLGTWTMQTMGSLFVRLWGSADDFRMEPVGAQDFATGLFGTIFTTLTPILAALFGFALLGGFLQGRPMLSASRIKPKWSKLNPVTGFTRTFSKQSLVEFFKTLAKLCLVVGIGAWIAWPHAATIDRLVGADLVSMGAAASDIVYAMLFPIALLVGALAMFDFAWQRFAFMKKMRMTKQEIKDEYKQSEGDPKIKGKIRQLQMQRAKGRMMSNVPKASVIITNPTHYAIALQYDHGAMNAPVVVAKGVDAIALKIREVAAEHNIPLVENRPLARALYASAEIDHPIPIEHYAAVAEVISYVMKIAKTRR, from the coding sequence ATGTCGGGCGATACCGACCAGGAAGACAAGACAGAAGATCCCACAGACAAGAAGCTGGAGGACGCTCGCGAACGCGGCGAAGTGCCGATGGCGCCCGAGATGAAGCACGCCGCGATGTTCGTCGCGGCGCTCGTCGTGATGGGGGGCCTCGGCACGTGGACGATGCAGACGATGGGATCGCTGTTCGTGCGCCTGTGGGGCAGCGCCGACGATTTCCGCATGGAGCCCGTCGGCGCACAGGATTTCGCGACCGGGCTGTTCGGCACGATCTTCACTACCCTCACTCCGATCCTCGCCGCATTGTTCGGCTTCGCTTTGCTCGGCGGCTTCCTGCAGGGCCGGCCGATGCTGTCGGCGAGCCGGATCAAGCCGAAATGGTCCAAGCTCAATCCGGTCACCGGGTTCACGCGGACCTTCAGCAAGCAATCGCTGGTCGAGTTCTTCAAGACGCTCGCCAAGCTCTGCCTCGTCGTCGGCATCGGCGCGTGGATCGCGTGGCCGCATGCGGCGACGATCGATCGGCTGGTGGGCGCGGATCTCGTCTCGATGGGCGCCGCGGCCAGCGACATCGTCTATGCGATGCTCTTCCCGATCGCCTTGCTGGTCGGCGCGCTGGCGATGTTCGACTTCGCCTGGCAGCGCTTCGCCTTCATGAAGAAGATGCGGATGACCAAGCAGGAGATCAAGGACGAGTATAAGCAGAGCGAGGGAGATCCCAAGATCAAGGGCAAGATCCGTCAGCTCCAGATGCAGCGCGCGAAGGGCCGGATGATGTCGAACGTCCCCAAGGCGAGCGTGATCATCACCAACCCGACTCACTACGCCATCGCATTGCAATATGATCACGGCGCGATGAATGCGCCGGTGGTGGTCGCCAAGGGCGTCGACGCGATCGCGCTGAAGATCCGCGAAGTCGCCGCCGAGCATAACATTCCGCTGGTCGAAAACCGCCCGCTCGCGCGCGCGCTCTATGCCTCGGCCGAGATCGACCATCCGATCCCGATCGAGCATTATGCCGCAGTCGCCGAAGTGATCAGCTATGTCATGAAGATCGCAAAGACGAGGCGATGA
- the katG gene encoding catalase/peroxidase HPI: MDAPTTGSPINDPQKQPAALRRLLGRTSRDWWPEQLSLEILTQNGVSPNPYGPDFDYREAFQNLDYQALKADLTALMTDSQPWWPADYGHYGPFFIRMAWHAAGTYRTGDGRGGSSSGGQRFAPLNSWPDNGNLDKARRLLWPIKKKYGAAISWADLFILTGNVAIESMGGPVFGFSGGREDIFEPQRDIYWGTEEEWLGQTRIDEEAGMALEEPLAAIQHGLIYVNPEGPGGKPDTRGSARDLRATFSRMAMNDEETAALTAGGHTFGKAHGAGDASKVGREPEGADLAQMGLGWASTHESGMGDHTITSGIEGAWTPTPTKWDMSYFDMLLGHEYELTKSPAGANQWHPVGDPEETLAPAAHTPGKKVATMMTTADKAFKDDPEYRKILEKFRADPGYFADAFARAWFKLTHRDMGPKSRYIGPEVPQEDLIWQDPIPAGTPLGDTDVATLKGKIAESGLTIRQLVKTAWASASTFRNSDKRGGANGARIRLAPQKDWEVNEPAALARVLAVYEDIKAGFRGNVSIADLIVLGGNLGVEQAARAAGHDVTVPFTSGRGDASQEWTDVESFEPLEPKADGFRNYLSVKFNVPTEELLVDRAQLLDLSAPEMTVLVGGLRVLGVNHPKAERHGVLTDRPGQLTNDYFVNLLDMGTAWKQVDDTGDEEFVGSDRATGTHKWTASRTDLVFGANSQLRAQSEVYAADDAGGKFVKDFVRAWAKVMDADRFDLAR, translated from the coding sequence ATGGACGCACCGACCACAGGCAGCCCGATCAACGATCCGCAAAAGCAGCCGGCGGCGCTCCGCAGATTGCTCGGCCGCACCAGCCGCGACTGGTGGCCCGAGCAGCTCAGCCTCGAGATACTCACCCAGAACGGCGTTTCCCCCAACCCTTACGGCCCCGACTTCGATTATCGCGAGGCATTCCAGAATCTTGATTATCAGGCGCTCAAGGCGGATCTGACTGCGCTGATGACCGACAGCCAGCCCTGGTGGCCGGCCGATTACGGGCATTACGGCCCCTTCTTCATCCGTATGGCGTGGCATGCCGCGGGCACTTATCGCACCGGCGACGGCCGCGGCGGCTCCTCGTCGGGCGGCCAGCGCTTTGCCCCGCTCAACTCGTGGCCGGACAACGGCAATCTCGACAAGGCGCGCCGCCTGCTGTGGCCGATCAAGAAGAAATACGGCGCCGCGATCAGCTGGGCGGACCTTTTCATCCTCACCGGCAATGTCGCGATCGAGTCGATGGGCGGCCCGGTGTTCGGCTTCAGCGGTGGCCGCGAGGACATATTCGAGCCCCAGCGCGACATCTATTGGGGCACCGAGGAGGAATGGCTCGGCCAGACTCGCATCGACGAAGAGGCCGGCATGGCGCTCGAGGAGCCGCTGGCCGCGATTCAGCACGGCTTGATCTACGTCAACCCCGAAGGCCCGGGCGGCAAGCCCGACACCAGGGGTTCGGCGCGCGACTTGCGCGCAACCTTCAGCCGCATGGCGATGAACGACGAGGAGACCGCGGCGCTCACCGCCGGCGGCCACACCTTCGGCAAGGCGCACGGCGCGGGCGACGCATCGAAGGTCGGCCGCGAGCCCGAAGGCGCCGACCTCGCGCAGATGGGCCTCGGCTGGGCCTCGACCCACGAGAGCGGCATGGGCGACCACACCATCACATCCGGGATCGAAGGCGCATGGACGCCGACGCCGACCAAATGGGACATGAGCTATTTCGATATGCTGCTCGGCCATGAGTATGAGCTGACCAAGAGCCCGGCGGGCGCCAATCAGTGGCATCCGGTCGGCGATCCCGAAGAGACCCTCGCCCCGGCCGCGCACACTCCGGGCAAGAAAGTCGCGACGATGATGACCACGGCCGACAAGGCGTTCAAGGACGATCCGGAGTATCGGAAGATCCTCGAGAAATTCCGCGCCGACCCGGGCTATTTCGCCGACGCCTTCGCCCGCGCCTGGTTCAAGCTGACCCATCGCGACATGGGGCCGAAGAGCCGGTACATCGGCCCCGAGGTGCCGCAGGAGGATCTGATCTGGCAAGATCCGATCCCGGCCGGCACGCCGCTCGGCGACACGGATGTCGCCACGCTCAAGGGCAAGATCGCCGAATCCGGCCTGACCATCAGGCAGTTGGTCAAGACTGCCTGGGCTTCGGCCTCGACCTTCCGCAATTCGGACAAGCGCGGCGGCGCCAACGGCGCGCGCATTCGGCTTGCGCCGCAGAAGGATTGGGAAGTCAACGAGCCGGCCGCGCTCGCCCGGGTGCTCGCCGTCTATGAGGACATCAAGGCGGGGTTCCGCGGCAATGTCAGCATCGCCGATCTGATCGTGCTCGGCGGCAATCTCGGCGTCGAGCAAGCGGCGAGGGCGGCGGGGCATGACGTGACCGTCCCGTTTACTTCGGGCCGCGGTGACGCCAGCCAGGAATGGACGGACGTCGAAAGCTTCGAGCCGCTCGAGCCCAAGGCGGACGGCTTCCGCAACTATCTCTCGGTCAAGTTCAACGTGCCGACTGAGGAATTGCTGGTTGACCGCGCGCAATTGCTCGACCTCTCGGCGCCCGAGATGACGGTGCTGGTCGGCGGCCTGCGCGTGCTCGGCGTCAACCATCCCAAGGCGGAGCGGCACGGTGTCCTCACCGACCGGCCGGGCCAGCTCACCAACGACTATTTCGTCAACCTGCTCGATATGGGCACGGCGTGGAAGCAGGTCGACGACACCGGCGACGAGGAGTTCGTCGGCAGCGATCGAGCGACCGGCACGCATAAATGGACGGCATCGCGCACCGATCTGGTGTTCGGCGCCAACTCGCAGCTCCGCGCCCAGTCCGAAGTCTATGCCGCCGACGATGCCGGCGGGAAGTTCGTCAAGGATTTCGTACGCGCCTGGGCCAAGGTGATGGACGCCGATCGCTTCGATTTGGCGCGCTGA
- a CDS encoding flagellar assembly protein FliX yields the protein MRIDSLTPLMARSLLAALPKTAPGFPVAEEEAVARPMPMQGAGPNQPVPSVAMLVTLAAADPSIERRRKQAVDAERGINALDKLHKELATGTPSVERLREIVEWSENLEPSDDPVLAGILSDIDLRVRVELAKFDVQA from the coding sequence GTGCGCATCGACAGCCTTACGCCGCTGATGGCACGCAGCCTGCTGGCGGCGCTGCCCAAGACCGCGCCCGGCTTTCCGGTGGCCGAAGAGGAGGCCGTCGCGCGGCCGATGCCGATGCAGGGCGCCGGCCCGAACCAGCCCGTGCCGTCGGTGGCGATGTTGGTGACGCTCGCAGCCGCCGATCCCTCGATCGAGCGGCGCCGCAAGCAGGCGGTGGATGCCGAGCGCGGCATCAACGCGCTCGACAAGCTCCACAAGGAGCTGGCGACCGGGACGCCCAGTGTCGAGCGGCTGCGCGAGATCGTCGAATGGTCGGAAAATCTGGAGCCGTCGGACGATCCGGTGCTGGCCGGCATCCTGTCCGACATCGATCTGCGCGTCCGCGTCGAACTCGCGAAGTTCGACGTTCAGGCCTGA
- a CDS encoding flagellar basal body P-ring protein FlgI: MQRIAASFLLPLLALVASPYALAQTRIKDIVDVENVRENQLVGYGLVVGLAGTGDRMRNAPFTEESMQAMLERMGVNIRGTNMRTQNVAAVSITATMPPFSRSGSRIDVQVSALGDASSLQGGTLIASSLRALDGEIYAVAQGQVAVSGFKGQGAAASVSRGVTTSARVAGGAIVEREVPYSLQSATSLKLALKNPDFATADRIAGAINGKYPGSAQVLDPGTVQLQPTTNFVGNVIDLVTRVGDLEIKVDQPARVVINEASGTVVMNADVRITPVAIAQGGLTITVSERPQVSQPAPLSDGQTTVVPRTQVQVDDGNGASLALVNGASLQSLVSGLNTLGVSPRDLITILQAVKSAGALQAEIEVQ, encoded by the coding sequence ATGCAGCGCATCGCCGCTTCGTTCCTGCTCCCGCTGCTGGCGTTGGTCGCCAGCCCGTATGCGCTTGCGCAGACGCGGATCAAAGACATCGTCGATGTCGAGAATGTCCGCGAGAACCAGCTCGTCGGTTATGGCCTCGTCGTCGGCCTCGCCGGCACCGGTGACCGCATGCGCAACGCACCCTTCACCGAGGAATCGATGCAGGCGATGCTCGAGCGCATGGGCGTCAACATCCGCGGCACCAACATGCGCACGCAGAACGTCGCGGCGGTCTCGATCACCGCGACCATGCCGCCCTTCTCGCGCTCGGGATCGCGGATCGACGTCCAGGTCTCGGCACTGGGCGACGCGTCCAGCCTGCAGGGCGGCACGCTGATCGCGTCGTCGCTACGCGCTCTCGACGGCGAGATCTACGCTGTCGCGCAGGGCCAGGTCGCCGTTTCCGGCTTCAAGGGCCAGGGCGCCGCCGCGAGCGTCAGCCGCGGCGTGACCACATCGGCGCGCGTCGCCGGCGGTGCCATCGTCGAGCGCGAAGTGCCCTATTCGCTGCAATCGGCGACCAGCCTCAAGCTCGCCCTCAAGAACCCCGATTTCGCCACCGCCGATCGCATCGCCGGCGCGATCAACGGCAAATATCCAGGTAGCGCGCAAGTGCTCGATCCGGGCACGGTGCAACTCCAGCCGACCACCAACTTCGTCGGCAACGTCATCGATCTCGTCACCCGCGTCGGCGACCTCGAGATCAAGGTCGACCAACCGGCACGCGTCGTCATCAACGAAGCCTCGGGCACCGTCGTGATGAACGCCGATGTGCGGATCACGCCTGTCGCGATCGCGCAGGGCGGCCTGACCATCACGGTTTCCGAACGCCCGCAGGTCTCGCAGCCCGCGCCGCTGTCGGACGGCCAGACCACCGTCGTTCCGCGCACCCAGGTGCAGGTCGACGACGGCAACGGCGCCAGCCTCGCTTTGGTCAACGGCGCCTCGCTCCAGTCGCTGGTCAGCGGACTCAACACGCTCGGCGTGTCCCCGCGGGACCTGATCACCATCCTTCAGGCCGTAAAGAGCGCCGGTGCGCTCCAGGCCGAGATCGAGGTCCAGTAA
- a CDS encoding rod-binding protein yields MNELNALSATAAAAPVRKVDPKNAETAKEFEAMFLGQMTKMMLESVDKGEINGGAGEEMFKGVLAEKLGTEMANRGGIGLAPAVLESILKLQQGK; encoded by the coding sequence ATGAACGAACTCAACGCCCTCTCAGCGACCGCGGCTGCCGCTCCCGTCCGCAAGGTCGACCCGAAGAACGCCGAAACCGCCAAGGAATTCGAAGCGATGTTCCTCGGCCAGATGACCAAGATGATGCTCGAAAGCGTCGACAAGGGCGAGATCAACGGCGGCGCCGGCGAAGAGATGTTCAAGGGCGTGCTGGCCGAGAAGCTCGGCACCGAGATGGCGAATCGCGGCGGCATCGGCCTTGCACCCGCCGTGCTCGAATCGATCCTCAAGCTCCAGCAGGGAAAATAA
- a CDS encoding flagellar protein FlgN, with protein MTVQLIDAMISLTALMEEESEKLARKAYVPELGEIANAKLRLTGRIEADFARLKRESANWAEKLDEESRLQLSDASRNLRDASAVNQQILSRQIELSVEMMGAIAAEAQRLTGTRSTTYGACGGLGGMDAPAPISINARL; from the coding sequence ATGACCGTTCAGCTCATCGACGCGATGATCTCGCTCACTGCCCTCATGGAAGAGGAGAGCGAGAAGCTCGCCCGCAAGGCCTATGTGCCCGAACTCGGCGAAATCGCTAACGCGAAGCTCCGCCTCACCGGCCGCATCGAAGCCGATTTCGCACGCCTGAAGCGCGAGTCCGCCAATTGGGCGGAGAAGCTCGACGAGGAAAGCCGGCTCCAGCTTTCCGATGCCAGCCGCAACCTGCGCGACGCATCTGCGGTCAACCAGCAGATCCTGTCGCGCCAGATCGAGCTCTCGGTCGAGATGATGGGCGCGATCGCCGCCGAGGCGCAGCGCCTCACCGGCACCCGCAGCACCACTTATGGCGCGTGCGGCGGACTGGGTGGCATGGACGCCCCTGCCCCGATCTCGATCAACGCGCGGCTCTAG
- a CDS encoding flagellar basal body protein, with product MNTPPILDGLRTRMQNLSERQRVVAQNIANSETPGYKAREVSEPSFAALIGGSGVVAAPRVQLTERMKSLGAIQPAGSGLIFDKDITETKPDGNNVTLEDQLLKMGEIQADFQAMTGLYRKQMSMLKTAVGGRGG from the coding sequence ATGAATACGCCCCCGATCCTCGACGGCTTGCGCACCCGGATGCAGAACCTGTCCGAGCGGCAGCGCGTCGTCGCGCAGAACATCGCGAACAGCGAGACACCGGGCTACAAGGCCCGCGAGGTCTCCGAGCCGAGCTTCGCGGCGCTGATCGGCGGCAGTGGCGTGGTTGCCGCGCCGCGGGTGCAGCTGACCGAACGGATGAAGAGCCTCGGCGCGATCCAGCCGGCGGGCAGCGGGCTGATCTTCGACAAGGACATCACCGAGACCAAGCCCGACGGCAACAATGTGACGCTCGAAGACCAATTGCTCAAGATGGGCGAGATCCAGGCCGACTTCCAGGCGATGACCGGGCTGTACCGCAAGCAGATGTCGATGCTGAAAACCGCGGTGGGCGGCCGCGGCGGCTGA
- a CDS encoding autotransporter outer membrane beta-barrel domain-containing protein, with protein sequence MTGDSSVFSTAFTAIPYDSKAVRLAKAQFTLAATTPPWKEPTKGTSVSAQLASILASKTIIDKTNSGTQILPDDLKTSFTAYKALEKLRVLAEAATVKTASTAQRAQYEKSFAKGLADLQAYLTTAPSDKVNLSFGKPASSAQSSKLAATRAYETQGEGLVKLRSDPLPNLTGQEQFTVKVGRGTLNETFTVDLSQGTQPPTLNSLVSQLNSAISSTLVYNTDGTPRLDAKGEPVTRWSARFEPVYSDGKWALKLETPDGLEQVSLDQIGAKDSLVVATGQTALDAPTATQVFRLNDPTGTNTKVSMGTISALDREATAQNTMAGKTTTITTTATDMDGKVKTSTTKTSNVYAKTDAAAMVTDGQGNSYVVGTTAGDLGANQSDGDNNLFLTKMDGVGNVVWQRSLGASGSSTGAAVSIGADGSIVVAGTVTGSFNGATSADGDMVVAKYAANGDEKFSTVIRSVGTDAAKAVAVGADGSVYVGGRSASGGGDAFVARIDATGKLAERRTIAGAGSDSINALAMDQDGNLLAVVSQGGNASVRKMSASSLSTDLASINLGTADVRAIAVAADGTIAVGGATSSALTGAQVNTKSADRDGFVARIDAGLSGASVTYLGSAADDQVDSVAFLGNELYAGGRTTGDLAAPRRGPTDGFVARIDAATGAIASTSQFGQALLRTEPVRIAADKGGANAISALGFGRGTINPAVSDKLTTQTTLRAGDFFSIKADSGAVRKVSIEAGDTLKTIAARVQGMIGASKGTVTATMLDGVQQLRVTMKPGHDLELIPGGTDTDALAKLGIEPQRIATQAMLPSGAPKVRPGGNFGMDLSEALSLSTLDNAKIAMKKIEEGISMTQTAYRSLYWDDGKARLADGVKKPITGTQSTARESAQLANYQAALNRLNSGASSTLGF encoded by the coding sequence TTGACGGGAGACTCTTCGGTCTTCTCGACGGCCTTCACTGCGATCCCGTATGACAGCAAGGCTGTCCGCCTCGCCAAGGCGCAGTTCACGCTCGCCGCGACCACCCCGCCGTGGAAGGAACCGACCAAGGGGACTTCGGTATCGGCCCAGCTCGCGTCGATCCTCGCGTCGAAGACGATCATCGACAAGACGAACAGCGGCACCCAGATCCTGCCCGACGACCTCAAGACCAGCTTCACTGCCTATAAGGCGCTCGAAAAGCTGCGCGTCCTCGCCGAGGCAGCCACCGTGAAGACCGCCTCCACGGCGCAGCGCGCCCAATATGAGAAGTCCTTCGCCAAGGGCCTCGCGGACCTGCAGGCCTATCTGACCACCGCGCCGTCCGACAAGGTGAACCTCTCCTTCGGCAAGCCCGCCTCGAGCGCGCAGTCCAGCAAGCTCGCCGCAACCAGGGCCTATGAGACCCAGGGCGAGGGGCTGGTCAAGCTGCGCTCGGACCCACTTCCCAATCTCACCGGGCAGGAGCAGTTCACCGTCAAGGTCGGCCGCGGGACGCTCAATGAGACGTTCACCGTCGATCTGTCGCAAGGCACCCAGCCGCCGACGCTCAACTCGCTGGTGTCTCAGCTCAACAGCGCGATCAGCTCGACATTGGTCTACAACACCGATGGAACGCCTAGGCTCGACGCCAAGGGCGAGCCGGTTACGCGCTGGTCGGCGCGGTTCGAGCCGGTCTATAGCGACGGCAAATGGGCGCTGAAGCTCGAGACGCCCGACGGCCTCGAGCAAGTGTCGCTCGACCAGATCGGCGCCAAGGATTCACTGGTAGTTGCGACCGGGCAGACCGCGCTCGACGCGCCCACCGCGACGCAGGTGTTTCGCCTCAACGATCCCACCGGCACCAATACCAAGGTGTCGATGGGCACGATCTCGGCGCTCGACCGCGAGGCGACCGCGCAGAACACGATGGCGGGCAAGACCACCACGATCACCACCACGGCCACCGACATGGACGGCAAGGTCAAGACCAGCACGACCAAGACGAGCAACGTCTACGCCAAGACCGACGCTGCCGCGATGGTCACCGACGGGCAGGGCAACAGCTATGTCGTCGGCACTACAGCGGGCGATCTCGGCGCCAACCAGTCCGACGGCGACAACAACCTCTTCCTCACCAAGATGGACGGGGTGGGCAATGTCGTCTGGCAGCGCAGCCTCGGCGCCAGTGGTTCCTCGACCGGCGCCGCAGTGTCGATCGGCGCCGATGGCAGCATCGTCGTCGCGGGCACCGTTACCGGCAGCTTCAACGGCGCGACTTCGGCCGATGGCGACATGGTCGTCGCCAAATATGCCGCCAATGGCGACGAGAAATTCTCGACCGTCATCCGCTCGGTCGGTACCGATGCTGCCAAGGCCGTGGCGGTCGGCGCCGATGGCTCGGTATATGTCGGCGGGCGCTCCGCCAGCGGCGGCGGCGACGCCTTCGTCGCGCGGATCGATGCCACGGGCAAGCTCGCGGAGCGCCGCACCATCGCCGGCGCGGGCTCCGACTCGATCAACGCCCTCGCGATGGATCAGGACGGCAATCTGCTGGCCGTGGTCAGCCAGGGCGGCAACGCCTCGGTGCGCAAGATGAGCGCATCGTCGCTGTCGACCGATCTCGCCAGCATCAATCTCGGCACCGCCGATGTCCGCGCGATCGCGGTGGCTGCCGACGGCACCATCGCGGTCGGCGGCGCGACCAGCTCGGCGCTCACCGGCGCGCAGGTCAACACGAAGAGCGCCGATCGCGACGGTTTCGTCGCGCGGATCGATGCCGGTTTGTCGGGCGCCAGCGTGACCTATCTCGGCTCCGCGGCCGACGATCAGGTCGACAGCGTCGCCTTCCTCGGCAACGAACTTTATGCCGGCGGCCGCACCACCGGCGATCTCGCCGCGCCGCGCCGTGGGCCGACCGACGGCTTCGTCGCGCGGATCGACGCCGCCACCGGCGCGATCGCGAGCACCAGCCAGTTCGGCCAGGCGCTGCTGCGTACCGAGCCGGTCCGCATCGCCGCCGACAAGGGCGGCGCGAATGCGATCTCCGCGCTCGGCTTCGGCCGCGGCACGATCAATCCCGCAGTGTCGGACAAGCTGACCACCCAGACGACTTTGCGCGCGGGCGACTTTTTCTCGATCAAGGCCGATAGCGGCGCGGTCCGCAAGGTCTCGATCGAGGCGGGCGACACGCTCAAGACGATTGCCGCGCGGGTGCAGGGAATGATCGGCGCCTCCAAGGGCACGGTCACCGCGACCATGCTCGACGGCGTCCAGCAGCTGCGCGTAACGATGAAGCCCGGCCACGATCTCGAGCTCATCCCCGGCGGCACCGATACCGACGCGCTCGCCAAGCTGGGTATCGAGCCGCAGCGGATCGCCACGCAGGCGATGCTGCCGAGCGGCGCACCCAAGGTCCGCCCGGGTGGCAATTTCGGCATGGACCTCAGCGAGGCGCTGAGCCTCTCAACTCTCGACAACGCGAAGATCGCAATGAAGAAGATCGAAGAGGGGATCTCGATGACGCAGACCGCCTATCGCTCGCTTTATTGGGACGACGGGAAGGCGAGGCTCGCCGACGGGGTCAAGAAACCCATCACCGGCACCCAATCGACTGCGCGCGAGAGCGCGCAGCTGGCCAATTACCAGGCGGCGCTGAACCGGCTCAATTCCGGCGCCTCCTCCACTCTGGGATTCTGA